GTATGGTCTGTCCCCCCCCAGCTATTGCTAACTGGGCGTATGGTCTGTCCCCCCCAGCTATTGCTAACTGGGCGTATGGTCTGTCCCCCCCCAGCTATTGCTAACTGGGCGTATGGTCTGTCCCCCCCCAGCTATTGCTAACTGGGCGTATGGTCTGTCCCCCCCCAGCTATTGCTAACTGGGCGTATGGTCTGTCCCCCCCCAGCTATTGCTAACTGGGCGTATGGTCTGTCCCCCCCCAGCTATTGCTAACTGGGCGTATGGTCTGTCCCCCCCCAGCTATTGCTAACTGGGCGTATGGTCTGTCCCCCCCCAGCTATTGCTAACTGGGCGTATGGTCTGTCCCCCCCCAGCTATTGCTAACTGGGCGTATGGTCTGTCCCCCCCCAGCTATTGCTAACTGGGCGTATGGTCTGTCCCCCCCCAGCTATTGCTAACTGGGCGTATGGTCTGTCCCCCCCCAGCTATTGCTAACTGGGCGTATGGTCTGTCCCCCCCCAGCTATTGCTAACTGGGCGTATGGTCTGTCCCCCCCCAGCTATTGCTAACTGGGCGTATGGTCTGTCCCCCCCCAGCTATTGCTAACTGGGCGTATGGTCTGTCCCCCCCCAGCTATTGCTAACTGGGCGTATGGTCTGTCCCCCCCCAGCTATTGCTAACTGGGCGTATGGTCTGTCCCCCCCCAGCTATTGCTAACTGGGCGTATGGTCTGTCCCCCCCCCAGCTATTGCTAACTGGGCGTATGGTCTGTCCCCCCCCAGCTATTGCTAACTGGGCGTATGGTCTGTCTTCCAGCTATTGCTAACTGGGCGTATGGTCTGTCTTCCAGCTATTGCAAAACAGAGGACGAGTGCTTCCAGGAGAATCTGCTGCTGGCTATTACATACGACATGGCAGCTAAGAAGAGAAGGAAAGACTTCATGAACAACAACGCAAAGATTCCTTGTAAATTGaatctacagtattacagtactggCCAATGACATAATAAAGCGATTTACACAGTAAATGGTCCTCTGCACTGTGACGCTCAGTTTATTTTTTTTCCATGGACGTCCTcaatatcactctctctctctctctttttcctacAGATTTCCACAAAGAGAAATGGATTTACGTCCACAAAGGAAGCACTAAAGAGGTAAGGAAGGACATTGTCAACATTATATAAACAGTTACggtacccccccccccgttgCAGTGAAACCAGACACTAATACCCCATCGTGTAATTACCCCCAGCGTCATGGTTACTGCACTCTGGGAGAAGCCTTCAACCGGCTGGACTTCTGCAGCGCCATCAAGGACAGCAGGAGGTTCAACTATGTCGTCCGGGTGGGTTGACTTCTCTGTTAAATCATCATGAAGGGGTTACTATGAGATGGGAACATAACTTTATTGTTCATCTGGGGGTTACTATGAGATGGGAACATAACTTTATTGTTCATCTGGGGGTTACTATGAGACGGGAACATAACTTTATTGTTCATCTGGGGGTTACTATGAGACGGGAACATAACTTTATTGTTCATCATGAGGATGTGAATTGTCCTTCGGCGTCACCTTAGGAAAATGACAAATGTCACATTGTGCTTTCATACTAATGTAGTGTTGAACATTTTTAAATGGTGTTACCACAGAGagtagggggtttaaagggttaaCCTCAGACACAGTACTGAGGGGGGTTTAAAGGGTTAACCTCAGACACAGTACTGAGGGGGGTTTAAAGGTTTAACCTCAGACACAGTACTGAGGGGGGTTTAAAGGGTTAACCTCAGACACAGTACTGagggggtttaaagggttaaCCTCAGACACAGTACTGAGGGGGGTTTAAAGGGTTAACCTCAGACACAGTACTGAGGGGGGTTTAAAGGGTTAACCTCAGACACAGTACGGAGGGGGGTTTAAAGGGTTAACCTCAGACACAGTACTGAGGGGGGTTTAAAGGGTTAACCTCAGACACAGTACTGAGGGGGGTTTAAAGGGTTAACCTCAGACACAGTACTGAGGGGGGTTTAAAGGGTTAACCTCAGACACAGTACTGAGGGGGGTTTAAAGGGTTAACCTCAGACACAGTACTGAGGGGGGTTTAAAAGGTTAACCTCAGACACAGTACTGAGGGGGGTTTAAAGGTTAACCTCAGACACAGTACTGAGGGGGGTTTAAAGGGTTAACCTCAGACACAGTACTGAGGGGGGTTTAAAGGGTTAACCTCAGACACAGTACTGAGGGGGGTTTAAAGGGTTAACCTCAGACACAGTACTGAGGGGGGTTTAAAGGGTTAACCTCAGACACAGTACTGAGGGGGGTTTAAAGGGTTAACCTCAGACACAGTACTGAGGGGGGTTTAAAGGGTTAACCTCAGACACAGTACTGAGGGGGGTTTAAAGGGTTAACCTCAGACACAGTACTGAGGGGGGTTTAAAGGGTTAACCTCAGACACAGTACTGAGGGGGGTTTAAAGGGTTAACCTCAGACACAGTACTGAGGGGGGTTTAAAAGGCTGGGTTATGTTCTGGGCATGTAGGTCTGTTCCTCGCTCTCTTCCttgctgtttctgtctctctctgctgtttctgtctctctctgctgtttctgtctctctctgctgtttctgtctctctctgctgtttctgtctctctctgctgtttctgtctctctctctctctgggccttaTCACTTCTCTCCAGACAAGAGGCTCTTTGGAGATATTCTCTTAACTTACAGCGGACTttcagggagcgagagagagatactgtgtgtttggttgtttgttttgaacacatctctctctgttgATTTTAAAAGAGAACTAGATTATTCTGAACAGTAAGTACAGACGATCATCAGCATAATATCTAGGTAACGGTAGTAGGGGTCGATATTGGTCTGGGATGTGTTGTCCAGCTTAgtgtactactgctgctgcatgGTATTAGTGAGGTTCTCGGTTACACAGACCAGGTTTACCGCAGATCAGGGAAATGATcactgcgtcccaaatagcactctattccctatataatgtagtgcactactttgtccAGGACCAtaaatagcactctattccctatataatgtagtgcactactttgtccaggacccatagggtGACACAACAACGATCATGGAAACACAGCCACATGTTGATCTATTAGGCAATACTCTCTGGGTTAGTGGAAATGGAGACCGACAAAGCTACGTTGACGTTTAGTTAGTGTAGAGGGGTGGctaaaagtacacacacacatatacacaatgTCCTGACCTACTGCTGCCAttcctccacacacagacacttgtTGGGGCTGTGAAGAGGGGggttggagggagaggagaggagaggcacacTTAGACActtgagggaggtggaggggagggtaAAGCCTTCCGCGTGCTTCAGTTTGACTGGTGCCTAGCCGAACTCaataaaagaccttcgcttgaaaaacgagGAAAAGGCGTCCATTTTGAGATGCTGTAGCCATTATACACTTCCTAAAAATGGTCAGAATTAATTGCAGATAACTCAATAAATCTTTCATTAATTATTAtgagatgtatgtgtgtgtgtgtgtgtgtgtgtgtgtgttttgttaacCTCCCTTTTTCTCaattatgatcttgtctcatcgctgcaacgcCCCTACgtgctcgggaggcgaaggtcgagtcatgcgtcctccgaaatgtgacccgccaaaccgcacttcacaacacccgcctgcttaacccggaagccagccgcaccaatgtgtcggaggaaacaccgttcaactggctaccggaagtcagcctgcaggcgcccgacccgccacaaggagtcgctagagcgcaataagccaagtaaagccccccccccggccaaaccctcccctaacccggacgatgctgtgccaattgtgcgccgtcctatgggactccccgaTCACGGATGGTTGTGACACCGCCTGGGAACGAACCCGGgtcggccttccctgtagctcagttggtagagcatggtgtttgcaacgccagggttgtgggttcgattcccacgggggtccagcacaggaagagaaaaaaatgtatgaaatgtatgcattcactactgtaagtcgctctggataagagcgtctgctaaatgactaaaatgtaaatgtaaaatgtagtgactcctctagcgctgcgatgcagtgcctgaAACCGCTTCGCCACTCGGGATCCGCCCCAGTGTCATTTCATTTTTacagaggagatcttagtcgcacAATTTTTACAATCTAAACAAAGATGTTTGTTTCAATATTTTTCAAGTGGggaaaaaaatgtgcatgaaaacgattTTGCTCTTCGTTGAATGAAAACAAACCCTTCAACTGAAGAActcctactgttgaccaatcactggcAAAGGGGTGTAGACTGAGGCTACCGACTGAGGCTACCGACTGAGGCTACCGACTGAGGCTACCGACTGAGGCTACCGACTGAGGCTACCGACTGAGGCTACCGACTGAGGCTACCGACTGAGGCTACCGACTGAGTCTACCGACTGAGGCTACCGACTGAGGCTACCGACTGAGGCTACCGACTGAGGCTACCGACTGAGGCTACCGACTGAGGCTACCGACTGAGGCTACCGACTGAGGCTACCGACTGAGGCTACCGACTGAGGCTACCGACTGAGGCTACCGACTGAGGCTACCGACTGAGGCTACCGACTGAGGCTACCGACTGAGGCTACCGACTGAGGCTACCGACTGAGGCTACCGACTGAGCGACTGAGGCTACCGACTGAGGCTACCGACTGAGGCTACCGACTGAGGCTACCGACTGAGGCTACCGACTGAGGCTACCGACTGAGGCTACCGACTGAGGCTACCGACTGAGGCTACCGACTGAGGCTACCGACTGAGGCTACCGACTGAGGCTACCGACTGAGGCTACCGACTGAGGCTACCGACTGAGGCTACCGACTGAGGCTACCGACTGAGGCTACCGACTGAGGCTACCGACTGAGGCTACCGACTGAGGCTACCGACTGAGGCTACCGACTGAGGCTGGCCTCGAGGAAAAATGTTCTGCACAAACAACCGCAAAAAACCCTCACGAAGAACAGAAACGCCACTGAATGTGGTCAttttatatctatatatatatatatgtatatatctatatctatatatatatctcaaacTGTTTGggatgggaagcatgcggacccCTTAAGGGGCTCTTGTGTTGTGTTGGGGGGTGCTGCTGACAATGGTCACATGTCCTGTCCAGACTTGTGTAAGGACCAGTTTCTCCATGATGTCAGTAGCTGTGTGTTGTTACATGCCACCCTGGCCTGGCCGTGGTGTACACTGTGTTAGACTAGACACCCTGGCCTGGCCGTGGTGTACACTGTGTTAGACTAGACACCCTGGCCTGGCCGTGGTGTACACTGTGTTGGACTAGACACCCTGGCCTGGCCGTGGTGTACACTGTTAGACTAGACACCCTGCCCCAGCCAGGGCTTGGGCAACACGACCTGCCCCAGCCAGTGGGAACAGTGTTCTAGTGGCTTCTTTAAAGTGACAAGGATACTGTAGGCATGtaaacacacagggagagagacacacacacacacacacacacacacacgcgcgctctCTCAAGCCCCTATAGGATTCATGCATAATGTCCCTTTCAAGAATGTGTCTGTGTATCCACTGAGTCATGATGGGCTAGAGAGTTCTAGCCAGGTGCAGAGTTTCcaaacacctcctcctccgttcCAACAGTCTGCTGATAGTTAGAGACCTGGAGATTGTTGTTTTGAAATGAGCCCCGAGAGAGAAGCATAATAAGCAGTAAGTCATGGAGGAACagcttgagtcccaaatggcaccctattcccttttgtagtgcactactttagaccagggccttgCTATTAGTGACGCAGAGACAGAGAAGTATAGCAAACAGTAAGTAATGGAGGAACAGAGAGTCTGTGAGTCTGACAGTAGGCTTGCTGATATTTATGTCtgttttgtctctttctctccctctctctctctctctctagctgctggAGCTCATTGCCAAGTCCCAGCTGCCGTCGCTCAGCGGAGTGGCTCAGAAAAATTACATGAACATCCTGGAGAGAGTGGTGCAGAAAGGTGAGCTCTCTTTCTGTTTAAATCTCAAAGTCggtctttctcccccctctcttcatGACTTCCTagttttattattattgtgtACCTGCATGCTTCCTCTTACCATGCTCAAGAGACCAGGTCATGTAAATGTCATCAAAACCGATTTGACCCATCATCTGGGTGACCGGCGTGTTTTAATGACAGAAGGTGTAATGATGCATGGTCGCTACATAATGGCGTGTTTTAATGACAGAAGGTGTAATGATGCATGGTCGCTACATAATGGCGTGTTTTAATGACAGAAGGTGTAATGATGCATGGTCGCTACATAATGGCGTGTTTTAATGACAGAAGGTGTAATGATGCATGGTCGCTACATAATGGCGTGTTTTAATGACAGAAGGTGTAATGATGCATGGTCGCTACATAATGGGGTTCTCAGTGGAAATAATAATAAACAGTCAACACACAGTCCTCTGTGGTCTGATTTTTATAAACTAAATGTCCCTTCAGCTAAACAAAGGATCAGGTTGTTTAGGACATGTTATGAAACCCATTGGTAGATCTAGAACTGGTGGTGTAAATGGCACCGCCGAGGAGGCACCGAACACCGTGTGTATTAACTGCATTGACACGTTTTTGTCCCTTTTTTTTTGGTTTTAATAAATAACACATTCATGATACAAAGTTCACTTCCGTTTTGTCTTCCTGAGAGTTGCTTGAACATGTTTTCTCTTGTCCTCTCCCTCCACAGTCCTGGATGACCAGCAGAATGTCCGTCCCATCAAGGAGCTCCTTCAGACcctgtacgtgtctctgtgtggtcTGGTGCAGGATATGGGGAAGTCTGTCCTGGTGGGAAACATCAACTGTTGGGTCCACCGCATGGAGAACATCCTGCAGTGGCAACAACAACTGGACAATATTCAGATCAACAGGGTGAGTAGGACAGGctcagctagtcagctagttagttagctagttagcatggaGAACATCCTGCAGTGGCAACAACAGCTGGACAATATTCAGATCAACAGGGTGAGTAGGACAGGctcagctagtcagctagttagttagctagttagcatggaGAACATCCTGCAGTGGCAACAACAGCTGGACAATATTCAGATCAACAGGGTGAGTAGGACAGGctcagctagtcagctagttagttagctagttagcatggaGAACATCCTGCAGTGGCAACAACAGCTGGACAATATTCAGATCAACAGGGTGAGTAGGACAGGctcagctagtcagctagttagttagctagctagttcgtTAGCATGGAGAACATCCTGCAGCGGCAACAACAGCTGGACAATATTCAGATCAACAGGGTGAGTAGGACAGGCTCAGCTAGTTAACTAGTTAGCATGGAGAACATCCTGCAGCGGGAACAACAGCTGGACAACATTCAGATCAACAGGGTGAGTAGGACAGGctcagttagctagttagctagttagttagttagctagttagcatggaGAACATCCTACAGTGGCAACAACAGCTGGACAATATTCAGATCAACAGGGTGAGTAGGACAGGctcagctagttagctagttagcatggaGAACATCCTGCAGCGGGAACAACAGCTGGACAACATTCAGATCAACAGGGTGAGTAGGACAGGctcagttagctagttagctagttagttagttagctagttagcatggaGAACATCCTACAGTGGCAACAACAGCTGGACAATATTCAGATCAACAGGGTGAGTAGGACAGGctcagctagttagctagttagcatggaGAACATCCTGCAGCGGGAACAACAGCTGGACAACATTCAGATCAACAGGGTTGAGCCCGACACATTTACAGGATGGAAAGGAATCTGTGAAGGAAAACGAAAGACTATATTAGAATGGGGGAAGGCCACTCTGGTCCTGGAAGACTGCAGCCATTTCCACATTTCTGGATTTTTCCTTCTTTGTTTTAGATCTGTGAGACCAGGTAGTTAGAATTCAGCCAATCACTGATATTGACACCCCCAGGACTAGAGATGCCTCCCTTTTTATTAGAAGGGATATAAGGAATATATTATTGCTGAAGAAAGGAAGCCAAACCAAAAGCTTCCCACCCTATGTAAGTCTCCgtgtccccccccctcctccagcctGTGTCTAAGGGTATGACCCTAACAGACCTGCCTGCCAGCCTGCAGCTGAACATCATGGAGCGTCTGTCAGATGGCAGGGACCTGGTCAGTCTGGGACAGGTGACTCCAGACCTGGGGCAACTCACTGAGGACAGGCTGCTGTGGAAGAGGCTCTGCCAGTACCACTTCACTGACAGACAGGTACAgacttgtatttatttatatatacacacacacacacacacagtcttgtataactaactttgtggggacacaattcagtcccattcaaaatcgtaTTTACCTTAACCtgaaactctaaccctaaccctaaccctagctcctaacccttaacctaactctaaccctaaaccccctagtaATAGTATtggaccttgtggggaccaacaaatgtccccagttggtcaactttttgtttgtttattattcttGTAGGGACTTCTGGTCCACACAAGGATAGTTAAacacatgtgtacacacacacacacacacacacacacacacacacacacacacacacaggccgatgtccccacaagtatagttaaacacgcacacacacacacacacacacacacacacacacacacacacacaggccgatgtccccacaagtatagttaaacacgtacacagacacacacacacacaggtcgatgtccccacaagtatagttaaacacgtgtacacacacacacacacacacacacacacacaggtcgatgtccccacaaggatagtaaaacagtAAACGCACACAGTGCTTTtggagtattcagacccttttgactttttccacattttgttacgttacagccttattctaaaatggatttaaattagttttttcccccttaatctacacacaataccccataaggacaaacattttgcacattttataaaaaaatacaaaccggaaatatcacattacataagtattcagaccctttactcagtactttgttgaagcacctttggcagcgattacagcatcgaatcttcttgggtatgacgctacaagcttggcacacctgtatttggggagtttctctcattcttctctgcagatcctctcaagctctgtcaggttagatggggagcatcgctgcacagctattttcaggtctctccagagatgttcgatcgggctcaagtccgggctctggctgggccactcagagacttctcccaaagccactcctgtattgtcttggctgtctgtttagggtcgttgtcctgttggaaggtgaaccttcgccccagtctgaggtcctaagcgctcttgagcaggttttcatcaaatcatgtccaatcaattgaatttaccaccaagtggactccaatcaagttgtagaaaaatctccaaggatgaccaatggaaacaggatgcacctgagctcaatttcaagtctcatagcaaagggtcttatgtaaataagatattcgTTTTTAATTTCTAATTCATTTGCATAAATTtcgaaaacctgttttcgctttgtcattgttgggtattgtgtgtagattgaggatatatatttttttaatccaattttacaataaggctgtaacgtaacaaaatgtagaaaaaatcAATGGGCCCTGAATTCTTTCTGAATTGCACTGTACCTCCGCACAGTTTAGGGTTTTCATGGTCTTAATAGAATAAATGGATACCAGCTTCACCCGACTGTTATGAAGCCTCATTGAACCCAGCTCTGCACCACACGTAGTTAAGAAGCAATCAAAACAAGCTGAATGTGTCTCTCtccttttttttttgttgcagtgcATATCTCAAAAGCTGCATGCGTTTGACAAACAGGACAACACCTCTGATCTGCCACTCAAAAGGCCATGGAGTAAAAAAAATGAatcaaggttgtgtgtgtgtgttctctgtgcaGATCCGTAAGCGTCTGATGGTGTCAGACAAGGGCCAGTTGGAGTGGAAGAAGATGTACTTTAAGCTGTGTCGCTGCTACCCTGTCAGAGAGCAATACAGTGAAACCCTGCACTTCTGTACACACTGCCACATCCTCTTCTGGAAGGTAGTGTTGGGAACACTTCCAAATCTCTCAttccaacatctctctctctcttgcgcgctctctctctctctctcttgcgcgctctctctctctctcttgcgcgctctctctctctctctt
The sequence above is a segment of the Salmo trutta unplaced genomic scaffold, fSalTru1.1, whole genome shotgun sequence genome. Coding sequences within it:
- the fbxo32 gene encoding F-box only protein 32; its protein translation is MPFLGQDWRSPGQSWVKTEEGWKNFSSDDKNSNDSDVSYCKTEDECFQENLLLAITYDMAAKKRRKDFMNNNAKIPYFHKEKWIYVHKGSTKERHGYCTLGEAFNRLDFCSAIKDSRRFNYVVRLLELIAKSQLPSLSGVAQKNYMNILERVVQKVLDDQQNVRPIKELLQTLYVSLCGLVQDMGKSVLVGNINCWVHRMENILQWQQQLDNIQINRPVSKGMTLTDLPASLQLNIMERLSDGRDLVSLGQVTPDLGQLTEDRLLWKRLCQYHFTDRQIRKRLMVSDKGQLEWKKMYFKLCRCYPVREQYSETLHFCTHCHILFWKDTNHPCTANNTESCCKPVSPQGFINLFKF